The Candidatus Paracaedibacteraceae bacterium DNA window TCGGAATTTTTCTTCAGCAGCCTTATCCCCCGGATTTTTATCCGGATGGTACTTCATGGCAAGCTTACGATATGCTTTCTTAATTTCATCACCACTGGCGCCTTTAGCAACGCCCAGGACTTCGTATAAATCTTGTTTTGACATTAGTTTTCAACCCCAAAGTGAAGTAATGCGTTTGAGCTATTATAGCCATGATCACAAAGTTTTAGCAATCCCAAAGTGCGACTGCTAATTCAGGCCACTTGACCCCATTGCCAAGAACTTATCATAACGATGACGCAATAAGGCATCACCATCCATTTTAGAAAATGTTGAGATATAGTGCTCAATTTCACGAGTTACAGCCTCAATTGCGACCTTTGGTTCACGATGCGCCCCGCCAACTGGCTCTGGCAAGATCTTATCGATCACACCTAAACCATACAAATCTTGAGCTGTTAGCTTTTGCGCTTCTGCGGCCTCAGATGCTTTTGTTGCACTGCGCCATAAAATTGAAGCACAACCTTCCGGAGAGATCACAGAATAAACAGAGTTTTCCAGCATCAAAACAGCATTTGCTGCAGCAATCGCAATTGCACCGCCAGAACCACCTTCACCAATAATAATACTGATCAATGGCACTTTAACACGCAAGCAAGATTCAATACTTTTAGCAATTGCTTCGGCTTGGCCGCGTTCTTCGGCATCAATCCCTGGATAGGCACCCGCTGTATCAACAAAAGTTACAATTGGAAGGTTAAAGCGATCAGCCATCTCCATCAGCCGAACAGCCTTACGATAGCCTTCAGGTTTTGCCATGCCAAAGTTATGTTTAACACGGCTTTCAAGGTCATTCCCTTTTTGCTGACCAATAACCATAACAGATTGGCTCCCAATTTTACCTAAGCCACCAATAATTGCTTGATCTTCAGCAAAGCAACGATCCCCTGCAAGAGGCAAAAAATCAGTAACAATTGAGTTTAAATAATCAAAAAACTGTGGGCGATTTGGGTGACGTGCCACTTGTACTTTTTGCCATGGTGTCAAATTTGAATAAATTTGTCGCAACATCCGATCAACTTTTGATTGCAGGCGCGAAATCTCCTCAACAATATTTAAGTCACCTTTTGATGATAGATGTCGCAACTCTTCAATCTTGCCTTCCATCTCTGCTACCGGCTTTTCAAAATCCAAAAACACAGCCATTTAATTATTCCTTATTCTTAAAACATACTAGGACTATACCGTAACTTATTATTTCGATGCTAGATGATTTTTAAAATCTCAATTAATATGTCGATTTTCAGCAAAGTCTATATATAACAATAGTGAATTAATGCACTATTTATAGGTGCTCCAAACGAAAATCAGAGAGTTATAGCCATAATACAAATCTGACTGAAGCGTGAGATCCTCATTTCCGATGAGCAAAGCTAGAATTTCCAAGAAAGCCCTAACTTTGATTGATTGAAGATCCCGCAAATATGATTTGGCAATTGCTAGAATGACGCGTTCAATTAAGAAATAAAAGATATGCTTCTTTGGTTTAAAATAACAACGAGCTAGTCTCTCAAACCTTTTTCGTGTATTCTCAGCATAAACAATCAACTTATGTTATGGTCTATGTTGAGAATACGCTATTTACTCGAATATCTTCCGCTTTATCTTATATATTGCCTTTGCCGAGTTCTTGGTTTTTCAAAAGCATCCGCACTAGGTGGCTTTGTTGGCCGTACAGCGGGATATGCCTATGCACAACTAAGTGGCGTCGCAGATAACAATATTCGCCGCGTATTTCCCAAACTCTCGACAAACGAACGTCGTAATCTGATAAAAAAAGCTTGTGATAATATGGGACGCACGTTCTTTGAGTATTTCGTCCTTGATATCGCTGATCGCGATCCAAAATTTAAATGCACCCAAGTCAACGGCAAAATTATGGAATTGATGGCTGAGGATAAACCACCAATAATGCTATTTTCTGCTCATCTTGGAAATTGGGAAGTCGGCGCAAAAAATATCACAGATTCGGGCTATTCCTTAACACCGATTTACCGCCCCATCAATAACCCCTATGTCGACGCCTTAATTTTAAAATGTCGTGGTCGAGTTGTAACAAGTCAAATTGCAAAAGGACGACGATCTGGAATTGAGTCTATCCGCACATTAAAAGCAGGAACAAATATGGTTGTTTTGGCTGATCAAAAATATAACGAAGGTCTTGACATCCCATTTTTTGGCGTTTCTGCAAAAACAGCTGATGGATTCGTCAAACTTGCAAAAGCATCAGGTGCCAAAATTGTTCCCATTGTTATCACTCGTCACAACAAAACAGAGTTCATAGTCCGTTTAAGTGCACATATTATGAACCCTGAAATTGAATCCATCGAAGAAATTCTAACGAAATGCAACTCGCACATAGAAGACTGGATTAAAACCTATCCGGAACAATGGTTTTGGTTCCATCGACGTTGGGATAAAAAATTATATAAAAAGCAATAAGAATGGCAATACCCCTTCAAACTTTACTTTATGGATTCATCAGCGGATTTTGCCTTCTTCTTAGCGGAAACACACTAAACTTCTGGCTTGCTGAATCAGGCACGAGTCTAATTACTCTTGGATTATTTTCACTAGTCGCTCTCCCCTATTCTCTCAAATATCCAATCGCCATCCTCATTGACCGTATCCCCATTAAAGATGCGTACAAGTTACTTTCAGCAACAGTCGGGATAACATTCAGCCTTTGGCAACTTTCTGAAACCGCAGCCGCAAATTTCACAGCTATCGCCCTTTGGGCAAGCCTGATCGCGACAACCGCTGTCATCCAAGATATTTATTTAGATAAATACCGCATTGATAAAACCCACGCGAAAAATACAGGAAGCAGTGCCGGTGGGTACATTACCGGCTATCGCTTAGGAATGCTAACTTCAGGCGCGGGATTGATTTTTACATCAACGATGGTTGAATGGTCAGCCTTATTTAAAATTAGCGCTGGACTATGTTTATTTCTTGGAGGTTTAGTCTACACAACCTTCCCTTCTCAAAAAAAGAAACATAAATCAACATCATTTAAGAATTTTTGGCGCCCTATTCTGAAAATTGGCAAAGGTAAAGAACTTGCTTTTATCATCGCAATCGTAATTTTGTACCGACTTGCGGATAATCTTTTGGCAATTCTCGTCAATCCATTCCAGTTATCACTGGGGTTTTCGGCCGCAGAGATCGCAACAGCCTCTAAATTTTTCGGAACTGCCATGGCCCTTGTCGGCGGAGTTATTGGCGGAAAATTATTGCAACACAAAAGTATTAATTGGGGGTTGCTGACATTTGGTCTTATTCACGTTATCACCCATGTGTTATTTATTATGCAAACCTATGTTGGCTATAACCTTGCTTTTTTATACCTTACTAACGGAGCAGAAAGCTTAACAGGCAGCATGGCAATGGTTAGTTACATCGCTTTTATCACCAGCCTATGCAACAAACGTTTTGGCACAGTGCAGTATGCGCTCCTCAGTTCAGTCATGGGGTTTTCTCGCACGTTAATCCCCTCTAGTATTGGACTACTAGCACAGAACACGACATGGACAGTTACATTTATCATCATCACGCTAACAGGCATACCAGGCCTGATATTGTGTTGGTACAGGAACAGGTGATTCTGTCTAGAATATCGCCACGCTCTATGATAAAGTTTCTATAATTAATCACGACAGATAGAAACCACAATGAAACTCAGTCAATACTTTATTCCAACTTTGAAAGAAACCCCTGCCGAAGCTCAAATTGCGTCCCACAGACTGATGCTACGCGCGGGTCTTGTTAACCAAGAAACCAGCGGCATATATACATGGCTGCCTTTGGGGCTCAAGGTCCTTGAGAACATCCAAAAGATCGTTTGCGAAGAACAAGAACGGATTGGCTGTCATAAAGTTCTCATGCCGACGATTCAACCGGCTGAATTATGGAAGAAATCAGGCCGTTACGAAGCGTACGGCAAAGAAATGCTACGCATCACAGACAGACACGACCGTGAAATGTTGTATGGCCCAACCAACGAAGAAGTCATCACGGACGTTGTTGCACAATATGTAAAAAGCTATCGTGCTCTCCCTCTCGTCCTCTACCAAATCCAATGGAAATTCCGCGATGAAATTCGCCCTCGTTTTGGTGTCATGCGCGGTCGTGAATTCCTAATGAAAGATGGTTATTCTTTTGACTTAACAGTTGAAAGTGCAACAGAAACCTACAAAAAGATTTACGAAGCCTACTTACGAACATTCAATCGCATGGGGCTGACGGCTATCCCTGTTCGTGCTGATACAGGTGCTATCGGTGGGAATCTATCCCATGAATTCCAAATCGTCGCACCAACAGGCGAGAGTACAATCTATTACGATGCTAAGTTTGACGATTTATCCCCGGAACAAATGACATTTGATGTTGCCAGCAATCTTTATGCTGCCGCAGATGAAATGCACAAACCAGAAGATTGCCCTGTTGCTAAAGATCAACTCAAAGAAGCGCGTGGCATCGAAATCGGTCATATTTTCTATTTTGGAACAAAGTATTCTGAACCACTTGGTGCTAAAGTGACAACACCAGAAGGAAAAACCATTCCCTTGGAAATGGGATCTTATGGTATCGGTGTTTCTCGTCTTGTCGGCGCAATTATCGAAGCCTCTCACGATGACAAAGGAATTATTTGGCCAGAAGCCGTTGCCCCATTCAAAGTTGGCCTGATCAACTTGAAAGCTAGTGATACCAAAGCAGATACCCTTGCCGAAGGATTATACACACAACTCAAAGCGGCAGGCATTGAAGTCTTATACGATGATCGCGATGAACGTGCCGGTACTAAATTCGCGGATATGGATTTGATTGGCCTTCCTTGGCAAGTTGTCATTGGCAACAAAACAATTGACACAGGCATGGTTGAAGTCAAATACCGGAAAACAGGTGAAAAGAAAGACATTGCGCTGGATAAAGTTATTGAGCTAATTTAAAAAAGGGAGCAGAAATTGCTCCTCTTTTATTTTTGGGTCATTGCCACCTTGTGATAACAACAGATTGCATCAATATAAAGTAAAATTCTATGGATAATTTACGATATCTTAAGATGATTGCTGTAGGATTTATAATAGGTTCACTCTGTTTAGGCGATGTTTTTCATGTTTGAATATTTAAAAAGAATTACCATCCAACTGCTCACAAAACGCAACTTACGCTTTGACATTTTATCTAGTTTTTTTGTTATTCAGGTTCTTACAGCTACATCAATCGTCTATTACACTTATTCAAACAATACTGCATCCATGCTTGAACTCTCTCAACAGATGATGGATGACTTAAGCGAATCGAAAATTGATCGTATTCGCAATAGATTTGAAGGCATTCAAACAGCCGTTCTTATGGGATCCTATATCGTCAAGAACCCAGAATTAGTATCGACGCAAAACAAAGTACTTTTGGATTACTGTGTTGCTGTCGTAAAACAGTACCCCTTCCTAGAAAGTATTTTTATTGGAACTGAAGAGGGAACTTTTTTCCAGGTAAAAACACTTCCCCCAAACTCGACATACAGAGCCAACCAACGACTTCTGCCCATCAAAGCCAAAGTCGCTGTTCGTGTCGTGCAGCAAAACAAAAACGAGGCATCAGAAACTTGGTCATATTTAGATAGTGATTCAAGAGTCATTGAGACCGAAAAACTTCCTATGTCACAAGTAAACTATAACCATAAGGTTCGCGAATGGTATCAACGCGCCCTACAAACTCGAAGTCAAATCTGGACAAACATTTATATTTTTTCTACAACGCGTTTACCCGGTGTCGCCAATGCTATTCCAATAAGCACAGAAGATGGCAACTATTTTGGTGTCATCGGAGCAGATGTCCCATTAGATAGTTTTTCAGAAATCCTTAAAAATATTCACTTCAAAGGTTTATCTCTTGTCTTAACACAAAAAGGTGAGATTGTCGCCTCTCCTTTCGAAAGCCATCCAGCTCGAGTCTCGATTACAGGCGGAGAAACTCAGTTGGTGACTGTGAATGATCTCACTAATAAAATCCCAGCAGAAGCATTTCGAGTCTACAGTTCCACAGGAGAGAAAAAATTCCTCTTTAATTTTGAAGGGAAAAAATATATTGCTAACTTTAAAGAATACGATCCAAAAATATTTAAAGATTGGATCTATATCTTTATCATGCCTATTGATTCGTTAATTGGTCAAATTAAGCAAACACAACAAAATACCCTAATTATCAGCTTCTTTATTTTATTCCTATCGATAATTTTCATAACATACCTAGCCCATCGTGTTTCAAAACCAATTACCCAACTGACCCATCAAGCTAATCGCATATCAGGATTTGATCTGACTTACCCCGAACAGGTTGTCTCTGCTATTGAAGAAATTCAGCAACTTCAAGCATCAATAAATACCATGCGCGTTAGCCTTGTATCCTTTGGAAAATTCGTCCCCAAAAAATTAGTTCAAAAGCTCTTAGAAAATGCTACTGAGGTTAAAATTGGTGGTAAATCGAAGAAAATAACGATCATGTTCACAGACATTGCCGATTTCACAACAATCAGCGAAAATTACCCCGCTGACAAACTTGTTACCCACCTGTCAGAGTATTTCGAAGAAATAACAAAAATTATTGCCGACTGTAATGGGACTATTGATAAATTCGTAGGTGATGCAGTTATGGCTTTCTGGGGCGCGCCAACTCAAGATAAAGATCAGGCTTTGAATAGCTGTGCTGCTGCTCTTTTAATTCAAAACTGTCTAAGTGATTTAAATCGGAAATGGAATTTTGAGAAAAAGCCGATCCTCGTTACGCGAATTGGAATTCATTCAGGAGAAGCCATCGTCGGTAATATGGGATCGTCATGGCGCATGTTTTATTCAGCCCTAGGGGATAATGTAAATCTTGCCTCTCGTTTAGAAGGAATTAACAAAAATTACGGTACATCCATCGTTATTAGCGATGATACACTCCACCAAATACAAGATCATGCCATCGTTCGCCCACTTGATTTAGTTGCCGTAAAAGGTAAGAAAAAGGGTGTAAAAATTTACGAGTTGATTGCTTTAAAAAATAGCAATCCTATTTTACTCCCAACTGATGAACAAATTGATTTCTGTAACAAATTTGAGCGTGGCGTTACTCTTTACAGAGATAGGCGCTGGGAAGAAGCGATTGAAATCTTTAAAAATATTGAAATTAATTATGGTAAAGATAAGGTAGCTGAAATTTATATTGATCGTTGCCAGCAATATAAGAAAAACCCACCCCCCAATAACTGGGATGGCGTTTTCCAAATGAAAGAAAAATAGGGTATTTCTAATGGGCTTTTGACTTTGTTTTCACAAAAAATAAATTTCGCGCATAAATAAAAAGCCCCAGACCCTGCCCCACAATAAAGACCGGGTCTTTAATATGGATGGCATAGATAAAAAGAATGATACCACCCGATAGACTCAAAATCCAAAAACTATTGGGAATAATACTCTTCTTGACTTTCTCACTTGCCAGCCATTGAACTAAAAAGCGAGCGCCAAACAAAATCTGTCCGATAAAACCAAAGATTTTCCAAAATAAGACGAGGGTCAAATTAATCCTCAATAAAATTTATTTTAGTTTATCTTAGAATTATCCGCTATTTTCTTCAACCATCTAATTTTACTGGCGCGTAAATTTACCAATAACCTCAAGATGTTCTGACCATAAAAATTGATCCAATGGCGTCACAGAATCCAAAACAAAACCAGCATCACATAAAACCTTAGCATCCCGAGCAAATGATGCCGGGTTACAGGAGATATAAACCACGTGTTTCAATGCTGATCGAGCAATCAGTTGTACCTGAGCTAACGCACCAGCCCGCGGCGGATCAACAAAGATAAAGTCGTATTGCCCTAGCTCATCCACAGACAGGGGATTCTCAAACAAATCTCGTTTTGTCACCGTGATTGGAACCTGAGCTTGATTCGCTGCGTTTTGTAAGGCAGTAATCGCATCATTCTCGCACTCAAACGCATCCGTTGGTCCCTTCTGTGCCATCAAAAAGGTAAATGTACCTCGCCCTGAGAACAAATCAACACCGCGTGAAACTTTCTCCGGCATATACTCTGATACTCGTGACAGCATAAAGTCATCAGCATCGTCACTGGCTTGTAAGAACTTACCAGCTTCGACAGGAACATCCACGCCTGAAAAATTGACAATAGGCTCACGGAACGTCACAAAAGAACGATAATTCAATAACAATCGCGCGACATTATTCTCACGAGCAAACTCCGTTAAGGTTTCAATTTGTTCTAGTGTCGGATTCTTAAAGTGCATTGACTTTAGATTAACGTCTAGACCGACTTTGGTTGCCAAAATATCAACTGTACCTGACTCACGTTGTTGGAACATCCCAGCAAGCATGTCTCTGAGTTTTGGAATTAAGGCTTCAATTTCAGGCAAAACCAAATGACATTCTTGATTATCAATAATCCATTTTGTTCCCCGACGCATATACCCAATCATCATCCCTTCATATCGATGAGCAAATGTCAAAGAAATCCGACGACGACGGCGTGCCGGGATAATATGAAGATCTCGCCATTCCTGTGATTCTACACCATGGAATTCAAGCGCACGTTTTAAAAGGCCAACCTTATAGTCACCATAAGCTTGTGAATTCAAATGCTGAAGTTTGCACCCGCCGCACTGTTCAAAATGCACACAAACAGCATCCTGCCGTACAGGAGAACGTTCAGAAAAACCGGTCACTTCAATCCGCGAGTACTTCTTTCCCTTGATAACGTCAAACTCAACAACATCACCTGGTGCAGTAAAGGGGATAAAATACTTCTGGTCATCAACAACGCCAACACCATCACCATCAATACCAATCGTTACTATTTTTGCTTTCATCGATACTTCCAAATTAGACAGAATCCCTAATTATGACCTATAATCTATTTAAACGCCAGTTTATTTAAATTTAATTTTATATTTATTTTACTTAAATTTTAAAATACTCTAGTTCTAGAGTTATTTTTAAATTGAGGTTAAGATGAATAAAATTATGAGGTTAACAATAATATTAGGAATAACATCAGCAATATCTTATGCTGCTGAAGATGATCACACATCTTATCCTCCCGACGCACCATCACAAATTGTTAGCCCTAATCAAATGGTAAATGGTGAGAACTACAGTTCATCTCAGAAAGTACGCGTTCTATTCCAAGAGGGAATAGACCATAAATCGAGCTTAGAACAAACATCAGGGACAATAGTATTAGAACCCGACATGTCTCCTTTAGAGGCTATTACCCTAGCTTTAAAATATCCGGCATCTATCCCTAATAGGATAGAACAACAAAAGATTAAATATACATCATCATATGCCATCCTGACTGATAGTTTCCCAATTTATGTAACTTATCCTTTTTATAATGAAAGTTCATATGTTTGGGCAAACGGCATCAGCACCACTCAAACCATCCGACAAGCAGAATTGAATGGTATATCCTTAATAACGTTCGACATTGAAGCAGGACTTAGAGTCATGATTGCAACAGGCGCTAAACTTCCAATTATCGACGATCAATTTATAACAAAATCCGCAGAAACTTTAGCCGGAGCAACTCCAGCCCTTAAAAATCTGACTCTTCCCCTTTTCTCTCTATCGACTCAAAGCCTAGTGAACACCGAAGAACTTGTATTGAGATCTGCCTTTATTTCTACGCGTTATAATGTGCCAGAAGGGACTCTATTCGGCAAAATTGCTCCACAATCAAATGATCATATTATTGATCGGTGCTTTTCATTTGCACTCTACGCATCACAAACACGTCGAGCCTATTTATCCGGACTTGTTAATTCAACAAAAGATATAGAATCCATGCCGGCGACTTACTGGGATTACATACCCAACATTCCGGGAAGTCAATGGTTCACCAGCACACTCAAATGGGCAGGTCTATCATGAAATTATGTTCACTTATCCTTATGCTAAACATCCATCAAACCAATGCAGCAGAGTGCGTTTGCCCGTATGCGGAAGCACTACTGGACAATGATATTTCGGATTTAATTGGTCATAGCCGCGGGCATGAACCAGCCCCTCCTCACTATAAAGCAGTTGTTGCCTCAAGTTCACCCCCAACATCACCACGTCAAAAGGTTTTTCACCCCGCAGCAAAAGAAGAGCTAGATTCACACATCAGCACAGAGACAGAAAACCATTTCACTGAAATATCAACGGATGAATTCGAGAAATTACCAAAATTCGGAACAGCATACCTTGGTTTTTACCATTTAGACATATCGACAAGCTTTCCTTTTAACCCCAAGTTTAATTCTCTACAGTTCGATAATTTCAATGCGAGAGCATCCACAGGTATTGGTCTTTGCGACCATGCAAATGGTATGATTCGCCTCTTAACAACAGATAATAATTTCATATACTTTAAGTTTGGCTCAACCCCTATTACAGATACAGATATTTTCTCTTTTTCTCAAAAAGTAGAAGTTGATATCTGTGAAATAACGCTTCCGCATTTCCTAATTCATGAAACAAAAGAATTTCAGGCTCCCCAAAAAGAGTGCATATTAACGAAGACCCCTTTTGGAATTGTCCGACAAAAATACGCCATCGAATTTGATCCGACATGTGGTGAAAAAAAGGATAGAGGAAAATACACGACTCCTTCTCTTAAATATACCTTTAATTCACCATTCAGTTTTTGCCTGACTGATATATTACATACAAAAACATTTGCTCTTGGCTCTATTCAAAACTCAGAGCAACTCGTTCAATTCACTCAATCCCGATTTAATCTCGGATGTATACCGCCAAAATACGGAGAATATGATGAATAGATTTATCCTTTTAGCCTTTTTAGGAACAGCAATGATTAGCCCCCAATCCATAGCCACAGAAATCCAGACTCCGTCAGAAACCACAACAAAAGCAGATCTTCGATTGGCCAACAAAGTTGCAGAAACATTCTTAAAAGACATGCCACCTGAAGTCCAATGCGATGCAGGTTATAAGGAATTTGCTCCCCACGGGACGCTTATATCAAAAGATTTTACTGATAACTGGGCTAAAACTATTGAATCACTTCTGAACAACCTCGGCTTATTTAAAGGCATGGCGAGCGATGCAATGACTCAACGTCAAGTCGCACTGGTTGAATCTATTGTCAAAGACTACCAAATGATGCTCGCCCTCAACAATCACTATCGACGCCTCAGTCTTTTCATGCCACCAAATCTTATTGATCCACAGGATGCGATGGATGTCGTCGGTTACATCTTTGGCAATGTTAACAGCTTGATCACCAAGGGATTTGATAAACAAACCGCAGCAGCTCGCTTTACCTGTTATATTGGCACCGAAGAAACCCCCGGTTTTATCCAAGGGGCAATCGATGAACTTACCCGATTAATTGCGTTATACAGCCAGTCCGGAGATATTCTTTACCCATCAATTCGCCAGATTAATGATATTGTGGGGCAAGAAAAAATTGATGC harbors:
- a CDS encoding acetyl-CoA carboxylase carboxyltransferase subunit alpha — encoded protein: MAVFLDFEKPVAEMEGKIEELRHLSSKGDLNIVEEISRLQSKVDRMLRQIYSNLTPWQKVQVARHPNRPQFFDYLNSIVTDFLPLAGDRCFAEDQAIIGGLGKIGSQSVMVIGQQKGNDLESRVKHNFGMAKPEGYRKAVRLMEMADRFNLPIVTFVDTAGAYPGIDAEERGQAEAIAKSIESCLRVKVPLISIIIGEGGSGGAIAIAAANAVLMLENSVYSVISPEGCASILWRSATKASEAAEAQKLTAQDLYGLGVIDKILPEPVGGAHREPKVAIEAVTREIEHYISTFSKMDGDALLRHRYDKFLAMGSSGLN
- a CDS encoding MFS transporter, translated to MAIPLQTLLYGFISGFCLLLSGNTLNFWLAESGTSLITLGLFSLVALPYSLKYPIAILIDRIPIKDAYKLLSATVGITFSLWQLSETAAANFTAIALWASLIATTAVIQDIYLDKYRIDKTHAKNTGSSAGGYITGYRLGMLTSGAGLIFTSTMVEWSALFKISAGLCLFLGGLVYTTFPSQKKKHKSTSFKNFWRPILKIGKGKELAFIIAIVILYRLADNLLAILVNPFQLSLGFSAAEIATASKFFGTAMALVGGVIGGKLLQHKSINWGLLTFGLIHVITHVLFIMQTYVGYNLAFLYLTNGAESLTGSMAMVSYIAFITSLCNKRFGTVQYALLSSVMGFSRTLIPSSIGLLAQNTTWTVTFIIITLTGIPGLILCWYRNR
- a CDS encoding proline--tRNA ligase; translated protein: MKLSQYFIPTLKETPAEAQIASHRLMLRAGLVNQETSGIYTWLPLGLKVLENIQKIVCEEQERIGCHKVLMPTIQPAELWKKSGRYEAYGKEMLRITDRHDREMLYGPTNEEVITDVVAQYVKSYRALPLVLYQIQWKFRDEIRPRFGVMRGREFLMKDGYSFDLTVESATETYKKIYEAYLRTFNRMGLTAIPVRADTGAIGGNLSHEFQIVAPTGESTIYYDAKFDDLSPEQMTFDVASNLYAAADEMHKPEDCPVAKDQLKEARGIEIGHIFYFGTKYSEPLGAKVTTPEGKTIPLEMGSYGIGVSRLVGAIIEASHDDKGIIWPEAVAPFKVGLINLKASDTKADTLAEGLYTQLKAAGIEVLYDDRDERAGTKFADMDLIGLPWQVVIGNKTIDTGMVEVKYRKTGEKKDIALDKVIELI
- a CDS encoding HAMP domain-containing protein, whose amino-acid sequence is MFEYLKRITIQLLTKRNLRFDILSSFFVIQVLTATSIVYYTYSNNTASMLELSQQMMDDLSESKIDRIRNRFEGIQTAVLMGSYIVKNPELVSTQNKVLLDYCVAVVKQYPFLESIFIGTEEGTFFQVKTLPPNSTYRANQRLLPIKAKVAVRVVQQNKNEASETWSYLDSDSRVIETEKLPMSQVNYNHKVREWYQRALQTRSQIWTNIYIFSTTRLPGVANAIPISTEDGNYFGVIGADVPLDSFSEILKNIHFKGLSLVLTQKGEIVASPFESHPARVSITGGETQLVTVNDLTNKIPAEAFRVYSSTGEKKFLFNFEGKKYIANFKEYDPKIFKDWIYIFIMPIDSLIGQIKQTQQNTLIISFFILFLSIIFITYLAHRVSKPITQLTHQANRISGFDLTYPEQVVSAIEEIQQLQASINTMRVSLVSFGKFVPKKLVQKLLENATEVKIGGKSKKITIMFTDIADFTTISENYPADKLVTHLSEYFEEITKIIADCNGTIDKFVGDAVMAFWGAPTQDKDQALNSCAAALLIQNCLSDLNRKWNFEKKPILVTRIGIHSGEAIVGNMGSSWRMFYSALGDNVNLASRLEGINKNYGTSIVISDDTLHQIQDHAIVRPLDLVAVKGKKKGVKIYELIALKNSNPILLPTDEQIDFCNKFERGVTLYRDRRWEEAIEIFKNIEINYGKDKVAEIYIDRCQQYKKNPPPNNWDGVFQMKEK
- a CDS encoding lipid-A-disaccharide synthase N-terminal domain-containing protein, which encodes MTLVLFWKIFGFIGQILFGARFLVQWLASEKVKKSIIPNSFWILSLSGGIILFIYAIHIKDPVFIVGQGLGLFIYARNLFFVKTKSKAH
- a CDS encoding class I SAM-dependent RNA methyltransferase — its product is MKAKIVTIGIDGDGVGVVDDQKYFIPFTAPGDVVEFDVIKGKKYSRIEVTGFSERSPVRQDAVCVHFEQCGGCKLQHLNSQAYGDYKVGLLKRALEFHGVESQEWRDLHIIPARRRRRISLTFAHRYEGMMIGYMRRGTKWIIDNQECHLVLPEIEALIPKLRDMLAGMFQQRESGTVDILATKVGLDVNLKSMHFKNPTLEQIETLTEFARENNVARLLLNYRSFVTFREPIVNFSGVDVPVEAGKFLQASDDADDFMLSRVSEYMPEKVSRGVDLFSGRGTFTFLMAQKGPTDAFECENDAITALQNAANQAQVPITVTKRDLFENPLSVDELGQYDFIFVDPPRAGALAQVQLIARSALKHVVYISCNPASFARDAKVLCDAGFVLDSVTPLDQFLWSEHLEVIGKFTRQ